The following proteins come from a genomic window of Coregonus clupeaformis isolate EN_2021a chromosome 2, ASM2061545v1, whole genome shotgun sequence:
- the LOC121536061 gene encoding ADP-ribosylation factor-like protein 4D codes for MGNQLTEIAPNTPFLQNFQSLHVVVIGLDAAGKTSLLYRLKLKEFVKTIPTKGFNTEKIKVVVGSSRAITFQVWDVGGQEKLRPLWKSYTRRTDGIVFVVDSTEAERMEEAKVELHKITRTSENQGVPVLLLANKQDLDSALSVSEVEKVLAVHELNASTLHHVQSCSAVDGQGLQPGLEKLYEMILKRKKMVKHNKHRKR; via the coding sequence ATGGGGAACCAGCTGACCGAGATAGCCCCCAACACCCCGTTCCTGCAAAACTTCCAGTCCTTGCACGTGGTAGTGATTGGCCTGGACGCGGCTGGCAAAACCTCTCTGCTCTACAGACTGAAACTCAAGGAGTTTGTCAAGACCATCCCGACCAAGGGCTTTAACACGGAGAAGATCAAGGTAGTGGTGGGCAGCTCGCGGGCCATCACCTTCCAGGTGTGGGATGTAGGGGGCCAGGAGAAGCTGCGGCCCCTGTGGAAGTCATACACGAGGCGGACCGACGGCATTGTGTTCGTGGTGGACTCCACCGAGGCCGAACGCATGGAGGAGGCCAAGGTGGAGCTTCACAAGATCACCCGTACCTCGGAGAACCAGGGGGTGCCCGTCCTGTTGCTGGCCAACAAGCAGGACCTGGACTCGGCTCTGTCTGTGAGCGAGGTGGAGAAGGTCCTGGCCGTCCATGAACTGAATGCTTCCACCCTGCACCACGTACAGAGCTGCAGCGCCGTGGATGGACAAGGCCTACAACCAGGCCTAGAGAAACTCTACGAGATGATCCTGAAGAGGAAGAAGATGGTGAAACACAACAAACATAGAAAGAGATGA